One part of the Candidatus Mancarchaeum acidiphilum genome encodes these proteins:
- the prf1 gene encoding peptide chain release factor aRF-1, whose translation MKDAYDLKKELKILKSIRGSGTELISIYVPPGFPISDEVARLRSEYGQASNIKSKTTRLNVQNAIERIIQYLKVYREVPQNGLAVFCGNVSNVQSKTDIELYSMNVPQPLKSNIYRCDSTFLLEPIEAMAESTDNYALLVMDGREATLAILKGTEIVIDKNIKSFAHQKVHKGGQSAARYDRAIGESIDDYYKSIADAVNDLFLKWNFKLKGLVVGGPGPSKENFVKAKNLNYQIKVLGVFDTGYTDETVGLNELLEKAKSLLSQQQAIIERTTMEKFLNEVSHNGLAVYGYQKVKDALFRSNVSKLLISEDAELYNVSYKCSNCGVEFTKLEKGNQRETQHECGGALSVTNEKDAIEELIDIADKNGIETLFISSDSQYGKELLLGFDGVGALLKYRN comes from the coding sequence TAGCAAGGCTGCGATCGGAATACGGTCAAGCATCAAACATAAAATCGAAGACAACAAGGCTGAACGTGCAGAATGCGATTGAGAGGATAATACAGTACCTTAAAGTTTACAGAGAAGTGCCCCAAAATGGCCTTGCGGTGTTCTGTGGAAACGTGTCAAATGTGCAATCAAAGACTGATATCGAACTTTACTCTATGAATGTGCCGCAGCCTCTAAAGTCAAACATATACCGATGTGATTCGACATTCCTTCTTGAACCCATAGAGGCAATGGCAGAATCGACCGACAATTATGCACTTTTGGTAATGGATGGCAGGGAGGCCACATTGGCTATCCTAAAGGGAACCGAGATAGTAATAGACAAGAACATAAAGTCGTTTGCACATCAGAAAGTGCACAAGGGAGGGCAATCCGCGGCAAGGTATGATAGAGCCATAGGGGAAAGCATAGACGATTACTATAAATCAATCGCAGATGCGGTTAATGACCTGTTCCTCAAATGGAACTTCAAGCTAAAAGGATTGGTGGTCGGAGGGCCAGGGCCATCAAAGGAGAATTTTGTCAAGGCAAAGAATCTCAATTACCAAATAAAAGTGCTCGGGGTGTTCGACACAGGATACACGGATGAAACCGTCGGGCTCAACGAGCTATTGGAGAAAGCAAAGAGCCTGCTCTCTCAGCAACAAGCGATAATCGAGAGGACCACAATGGAAAAATTCCTCAATGAAGTATCCCATAATGGCCTTGCAGTCTATGGTTATCAAAAGGTAAAGGATGCCCTTTTCAGGTCAAATGTGTCCAAGCTTCTTATAAGTGAGGATGCAGAGCTGTATAATGTAAGCTACAAATGCAGCAACTGCGGGGTTGAATTCACCAAGCTTGAGAAAGGCAATCAGAGAGAAACACAGCACGAGTGTGGCGGCGCGTTGAGTGTGACCAACGAAAAGGATGCGATAGAAGAACTGATAGATATAGCGGACAAGAATGGGATAGAGACATTGTTTATATCTTCAGACAGCCAATATGGAAAAGAGCTGCTGCTTGGTTTCGATGGCGTTGGTGCATTGCTGAAATACCGTAATTGA
- a CDS encoding DUF655 domain-containing protein: MEIQEKREDYAVVIDYMPTGKSFSTRADPTLQLVGTERFTLLEAKPKPNTSFSIGEKVYIGKNERDKIEIIKSRISYDELTQTAKGNLVEALDKLVKENEQRYVDFFNNAKPLNIRQHSLELLPGIGKKHLQAILKERTVKKFESFEDISNRIELLQDPSKLIVERILEELKGNERFYLFTKPFVKRTEQFGR; encoded by the coding sequence ATGGAAATTCAAGAAAAACGTGAGGATTATGCAGTTGTCATTGACTACATGCCCACTGGGAAGTCTTTTTCTACAAGAGCTGATCCAACATTGCAGTTAGTTGGTACTGAAAGATTTACATTATTAGAAGCAAAGCCTAAGCCAAACACATCATTTTCTATAGGTGAAAAGGTTTACATAGGAAAGAACGAGAGAGATAAAATAGAAATTATAAAATCTAGAATCTCCTATGATGAATTAACGCAGACCGCAAAAGGAAATCTCGTTGAGGCATTAGATAAGCTCGTAAAAGAGAATGAACAAAGATATGTTGACTTCTTTAACAATGCAAAACCACTTAATATAAGGCAGCATTCTTTGGAACTGCTTCCAGGAATAGGCAAAAAGCACCTTCAAGCGATACTTAAAGAAAGGACCGTAAAGAAGTTTGAAAGTTTTGAAGATATAAGCAATAGAATAGAGCTTCTGCAGGATCCATCCAAACTGATAGTTGAAAGGATACTTGAGGAATTGAAAGGAAACGAAAGGTTCTACCTATTTACAAAGCCTTTTGTAAAAAGGACGGAACAATTCGGAAGATAA
- a CDS encoding 50S ribosomal protein L21e (mediates an interaction between 5S and domains II and V of 23S) yields the protein MTKRSGGQFHGKTRNLVRHHKLSTLSIADKIKTFEIGDKVAIVPKSNYRDSPHPRYKGRIGEVIEKRGSAYVVRVRIMNATRKLVVPVVHLEKI from the coding sequence ATGACAAAAAGATCTGGAGGACAGTTTCATGGAAAAACAAGAAATCTGGTAAGGCATCACAAATTATCTACACTGTCGATTGCTGATAAGATAAAGACCTTTGAAATAGGAGACAAGGTAGCTATAGTTCCTAAAAGCAATTATAGAGACTCACCACACCCCCGTTATAAAGGCAGGATAGGTGAAGTTATAGAGAAAAGAGGCTCTGCATATGTTGTAAGAGTTAGGATAATGAATGCAACAAGGAAGCTGGTAGTTCCTGTAGTGCATTTAGAAAAAATATGA
- a CDS encoding NifB/NifX family molybdenum-iron cluster-binding protein, giving the protein MQNKIVLATIDEDGNLTGVGRAQRVAIIHIKDGKVENSEEIDVKWGEAHEMEQEGVHHASIAKFIIAYKVNEVMAGGAGPGMQMMLEKLGLTVKIESGNYKSFIR; this is encoded by the coding sequence TTGCAAAATAAAATTGTGTTGGCTACTATAGACGAAGACGGAAATTTGACAGGAGTGGGGAGAGCTCAAAGAGTGGCAATCATTCATATTAAGGACGGCAAAGTTGAAAACAGCGAGGAGATAGATGTAAAGTGGGGTGAAGCACACGAGATGGAGCAGGAGGGAGTGCACCATGCAAGCATTGCCAAGTTTATTATAGCCTATAAAGTAAATGAAGTAATGGCAGGAGGTGCAGGTCCTGGCATGCAGATGATGTTAGAAAAGTTAGGACTGACCGTAAAAATAGAAAGCGGCAATTATAAAAGCTTTATAAGATAA
- a CDS encoding InlB B-repeat-containing protein, producing the protein MYITKSYIINMAALSQSRLLKTIIAVVLFSSIIYITYSIQIGHTASVAITSNNFNLSNLSSSYNIKDNLVLQNESINTVVNPRNGTNTSKLIADPTFSPPGCFKSYGGISYWYCYVEMNVSSNYDGTATSSPGGSTSTSDTYELYAGNFYYVSPSYSVDISESPSTGYEFVDWTCSGSGCYSGTATSKSLSGLGSSIEETAHFKLIPETLTMNVNPSNDGSTSPGVGSHTYGYGTTVSLSETPATGYEFVDWTCNGNGCYSGTSTNPTVTLKNSITETANFKLIPETLTMNMNPSSGGSISPSVGNYIYNYGTVITITESPSTGYEFTGWTGSGSGSYTGNKSVSSVTMDSAITETANFKLIPETLTMNVNPSSGGTTSPSVGTYTYNYGTSITISETPNPGYTFYDWTCGGYDCYSGTSQSATIKSNNSISETANYEVNLTMEVSPTGTGSTTPSIGIHPYAYGTSVLISETPAKYYEFVKWIGSTNSSYSGNATSTYITLNYPTTEEAVFKVIPLVLYTPSVSASSIEDGQSETITEKLSGGLPNYTYIANIYWYNTSDNAYVKVNSTKIITSNSSSSVTFYSEYYPLGKYKVNYTVTDSESPPVTEISGSNYFEVTLPMSVEIKPEYASYDAGESITLNAIVSGGTSPYSYKWYNNTSGSPSVMSSYTSNSITLSTSNVKSNSTFEYFVNVTDSASSPQTIESKISHINVFYPGLSKPNFTVLPSNNILGVETYPEYTNISFNASGVSGGDPPYTYSFSIYRNSTSGKVLYVSKSVVSSSSFYNISYNFTSTGNYTANVSVSDSATVPEVQSSKTIKINIYSAYGGIVGPAPLTCPKNVKLTPGTTTISGSQTLYSSQCYYNLTVDSGATLTLLSGVNITVLNTFTNNGVITSSGEGESGYSTSNGYGNNGNADYQSYAGGEGGTAVDYNSYDAIDIGATAIGGAGGNGPSIKHANYVHSGNGNLSNGGNYSGAGGAGTGWGTLTGGKPPGFGGSGAAGGFIEIKALNFLNNGKIESNGAEGTPYNVTGAEECVPFTSICAKQISEGEGGGGSGGEILLVAESNSISDVNIGNVEAEGGNTDSLTCGTSGVYYAASGSGGGGGVVIVEARSSVKNGEGSSLTSGINVNGGTAGSVTDQDSTYCYKYGNGNDGTKGNVYTSTLALMAYVPKICRGPAPNGTGLPTLNDGYCYFNESVVTTTQYSDGLSGSLSVTDSEPPSESPSSANAIKNSFSDAGWLITCPNAPQPGDVIEYFMSNKNSYIGGDECLTNNTPSVDGVGLSTFVEWTNSTPAFANVSIYISNDTPTIRNLGYIGEVNYTDIPASSPFSNLNSNEYIISNGYNSQSYMFDSVPDSPEAGIWSWDIKLPDVSSVSISKPISHTLTNLYYYNETGDKGIEDCNITYDYSENATLNNIRNAYIPIPGNVTPKPTVESYFNNSGFYWKVPSVSKSSAFSSGLAYVSCAYYLYQGSSSSTLCPSGSYSLVTNKADFYLNTSGYRTTSDGISLSHNLFLYTSSSGSYYLMSVESSTKGGLDGVLGYTYYTFETPATQPFTDVNATVLPYLLYNISMPATTSDVSGRSELMNLSFDLYSPYNYMTPSGHLDPFNLTTGSGFFATYNETTSSTSHQLVLAQYPSNSIHSSSSSTFDNPDTQFTLSLTQAQRTSNANLSSFLSGVISAIGGSTVGSFLGTGFPNPAFIGESPDDYIYAINYTHTSGWLDFNSKTTTDLAELRYIPKGYYNMLNIQPSEIANERESNLSSWDNAWAVFWNDSLLEQAHNLFITDVIPISNYTTSWFGALNGNTNKEVFQYFVPTSMVTDYAGDIFVVGKFTAPKSIWGDIVNVFDSGASGQFELAAVYSNGTAKSEVDPITSGQSFEPTSEMAVAPGGQYIYLANSSYGYIPFYSGSSLKPAGYQIDTSYNTSTTMFNITSYLAHGGPFDNSTIASFYKGMPAAYDNDSNHHIYGLGEAGGLLYVLDLWNFTINGNSSSILMLQAYNDNGTQVPINPSAYNNMVVDPGQIAPTPITGINNETEYPPYGWPLAANISVGNSGYITYCVADCNYTPSNMKLSQTNGYPPIGPKISAYGLPSGMFPHDFGFSTDFNGTINLLIHDSVLELCTDYSDAGDGQAIPYSYQCPEPVYNEFLTFKMNINNYTEVSLGENSPWNCFINQSEPNLPTQCVIDSNLNKMYAPIEEVPSSFKYIQNEGSPGKFLSISTSFSSIYPNSTKSSQGNSTDVTNPGNGLNNSANASKISAPTYVLSEKSINLTSHIGGYIMIPYYVNYTLTQNYTMVKYSGTACSTTGALPSNSSKTYTYFSAADVPAHSEYVNSTIEGGPTYGEYAYNNEYYTSSVYDNSSIIPPNVLLEMFTNRLFGSAAVNYTTRGSNYIVQDPLNESLAFNYTNETINQSVGNNNYPGYQIIGVIPKKISYTDQTNVPMVFENETSNIGISLFDVYKIDRYTDTISLPLSGMTKLRGYNRLIYTFKDVFNNTIYMPVDVDISNTTSISLNVEPNLNPINSNETNITVSGVATYSNGSVDSLEYLPKGSLIYIYYNRNINFYNATDVNNQDPSSVSNPAAYLAYGNECTVNPTMSGCRLAQPLDKLQQGNGVAEANLTAFNTQYNSTSSNTCSPEPKSLLEKTNYTCNIYGAYGLPKSGTDVRGNVEYCNPIFTNGTGMLTSEEGLVNIVKVGSNGQFNDSFNTCGTGDAKIIAEYYGASGPEPISINQPSMSHSVEFDGNIPSEYVKSYYEYNYTYSPYSSSQTINIGNFSLAFNGVNAVYSMALLSAFIVAAMIYKRRRIAQN; encoded by the coding sequence ATGTACATTACTAAATCTTATATAATCAATATGGCAGCACTAAGCCAGTCCAGACTATTGAAAACCATCATTGCAGTGGTGTTGTTTTCTTCAATTATTTATATAACATATTCAATTCAAATTGGTCATACTGCATCTGTGGCAATAACCTCAAATAACTTTAATCTATCTAATCTGTCCAGCAGCTACAATATCAAAGATAATCTGGTCCTTCAGAATGAAAGTATAAATACCGTTGTCAATCCAAGAAATGGTACAAATACATCCAAATTAATAGCAGATCCAACTTTCTCTCCTCCTGGTTGCTTCAAATCCTATGGTGGTATCAGCTACTGGTACTGTTATGTGGAGATGAATGTATCAAGCAATTATGACGGGACAGCAACTTCATCTCCAGGAGGATCAACTAGCACCAGCGATACATATGAATTGTATGCAGGCAACTTCTATTATGTTAGTCCAAGCTATTCTGTAGATATATCAGAATCTCCTTCAACCGGCTATGAATTTGTAGACTGGACTTGCAGTGGCAGTGGGTGCTACAGCGGGACTGCAACATCAAAGAGCTTAAGCGGATTAGGAAGTTCCATAGAAGAAACAGCCCACTTCAAATTGATACCAGAAACATTGACTATGAATGTCAACCCGTCAAATGATGGAAGTACATCACCAGGTGTAGGATCACATACATATGGTTACGGAACTACTGTTTCATTATCCGAAACACCTGCCACAGGCTATGAATTTGTAGACTGGACTTGCAATGGCAATGGTTGTTACTCAGGAACATCAACCAATCCAACAGTAACTCTTAAAAATAGCATAACAGAGACTGCCAACTTCAAGCTTATACCAGAAACATTGACTATGAATATGAACCCATCTTCAGGAGGTAGTATATCACCTTCAGTTGGAAACTACATTTATAACTACGGAACTGTTATCACAATAACAGAATCTCCTTCAACCGGATATGAATTTACGGGCTGGACAGGTAGTGGAAGCGGCAGTTATACAGGAAACAAGTCTGTATCAAGCGTAACAATGGACAGTGCAATAACAGAGACTGCCAACTTCAAGCTTATTCCAGAAACGTTGACTATGAATGTCAATCCATCTTCAGGAGGTACAACTTCGCCTTCTGTTGGAACTTACACATATAACTATGGAACTTCCATTACAATATCTGAGACTCCAAATCCCGGCTACACATTTTATGATTGGACTTGCGGTGGGTACGACTGCTACAGCGGCACATCACAATCTGCCACAATAAAATCCAATAATTCAATATCTGAAACAGCAAATTATGAAGTCAATCTAACAATGGAGGTTTCTCCAACTGGAACTGGGAGCACCACCCCATCAATAGGTATCCATCCATATGCTTATGGAACATCAGTACTGATATCCGAAACACCTGCAAAATATTATGAATTTGTAAAATGGATAGGATCGACAAATAGCAGTTATTCAGGGAATGCAACCTCCACTTATATTACTTTAAACTATCCAACGACAGAGGAGGCGGTGTTCAAGGTAATACCTTTGGTGCTCTATACACCTTCAGTAAGTGCAAGTTCTATAGAAGATGGCCAATCTGAGACGATAACAGAAAAATTATCTGGTGGGCTTCCAAACTATACCTATATAGCAAATATCTACTGGTACAATACGTCGGATAATGCTTATGTTAAGGTAAATTCTACTAAAATTATAACTTCTAACAGTAGCTCTTCTGTAACATTCTATTCAGAGTACTATCCTTTAGGCAAATATAAGGTCAATTATACAGTAACCGATTCGGAATCTCCCCCAGTTACTGAAATTTCCGGCTCAAATTATTTTGAAGTAACCTTGCCAATGAGTGTAGAAATTAAACCAGAATATGCTTCCTATGACGCAGGTGAAAGTATTACGCTTAATGCAATAGTAAGCGGTGGTACATCACCATATTCATACAAATGGTACAACAATACTTCAGGATCCCCCTCAGTGATGAGCAGCTATACTTCAAACTCAATCACTTTAAGCACTTCAAATGTAAAATCCAATTCCACATTTGAATATTTCGTAAATGTTACCGATTCTGCAAGCAGCCCCCAGACAATAGAATCCAAAATTTCACACATAAATGTGTTCTACCCTGGATTATCCAAGCCTAATTTCACAGTTTTACCGAGCAATAATATACTTGGAGTTGAAACTTATCCTGAATATACAAATATATCGTTTAATGCCAGCGGGGTAAGTGGCGGTGATCCTCCTTATACATACAGCTTTAGCATATACAGAAACAGTACATCAGGAAAAGTGCTATATGTTAGCAAATCAGTTGTATCAAGTTCCAGCTTCTACAACATCAGCTATAATTTTACAAGCACAGGCAACTATACTGCGAACGTATCGGTAAGTGATTCTGCGACAGTACCCGAAGTGCAATCCTCGAAGACTATAAAAATTAACATATACTCCGCTTATGGTGGAATAGTAGGTCCTGCGCCACTTACTTGCCCTAAAAATGTAAAATTAACCCCCGGAACAACAACCATATCCGGAAGCCAAACTTTATACAGTTCCCAATGCTACTACAACCTAACTGTTGATTCGGGCGCAACCTTGACTTTGTTAAGCGGGGTAAATATTACAGTGCTAAATACGTTTACCAATAATGGGGTAATAACAAGCTCCGGCGAAGGTGAAAGCGGGTATAGCACCAGCAATGGTTACGGCAACAATGGAAATGCGGATTACCAGAGTTATGCAGGCGGAGAGGGAGGAACTGCTGTAGACTATAACTCTTATGACGCAATAGATATAGGTGCTACTGCAATAGGTGGTGCCGGAGGTAATGGTCCGTCTATAAAGCATGCAAACTATGTCCATAGTGGAAATGGGAATTTGAGCAATGGCGGCAACTACAGCGGTGCAGGAGGAGCAGGAACCGGATGGGGCACCTTGACAGGAGGTAAACCACCGGGATTTGGAGGCTCTGGCGCTGCTGGAGGGTTTATAGAAATAAAAGCCCTTAATTTCTTGAATAATGGAAAGATAGAATCAAATGGGGCAGAAGGCACACCATATAACGTTACGGGTGCAGAAGAATGCGTTCCATTTACAAGTATTTGCGCAAAGCAAATTTCGGAAGGCGAAGGAGGGGGAGGTTCTGGTGGTGAAATACTGCTGGTTGCTGAATCAAACAGTATTTCAGATGTCAATATAGGGAATGTGGAAGCGGAAGGCGGCAATACCGATTCACTTACCTGTGGCACTAGCGGAGTTTACTATGCAGCATCTGGAAGCGGCGGCGGTGGAGGCGTGGTGATCGTAGAAGCAAGGAGCAGCGTTAAAAATGGAGAGGGTAGTAGCCTTACAAGTGGAATCAATGTAAATGGGGGTACAGCAGGGTCAGTGACAGATCAGGACTCAACATACTGCTATAAATATGGAAATGGCAATGACGGAACGAAAGGAAACGTTTATACCTCGACACTGGCATTGATGGCCTATGTACCAAAAATATGCAGAGGTCCTGCACCCAATGGAACAGGCCTGCCAACATTGAATGACGGATATTGCTATTTCAATGAATCTGTTGTAACAACAACCCAATACAGCGATGGATTGTCGGGCAGCCTCTCAGTAACCGATTCAGAGCCCCCTTCAGAGTCGCCGTCATCTGCAAACGCAATTAAGAATTCTTTCAGCGATGCCGGATGGCTTATAACATGTCCAAATGCTCCCCAGCCCGGAGATGTGATAGAATATTTTATGTCTAACAAAAACTCTTATATAGGAGGGGATGAGTGCCTAACAAACAATACCCCATCCGTGGATGGAGTCGGTCTTTCAACCTTTGTCGAATGGACAAATTCAACTCCTGCATTTGCAAATGTATCAATATACATAAGCAACGACACTCCAACAATAAGGAATTTGGGATATATAGGAGAGGTTAATTATACAGACATACCTGCAAGCTCACCATTCTCAAATCTAAACTCAAACGAATACATAATTTCCAATGGATATAACAGCCAGTCGTATATGTTTGATTCAGTGCCTGATTCCCCAGAGGCCGGGATATGGAGCTGGGACATAAAACTGCCTGATGTGTCATCGGTTTCCATATCAAAGCCAATATCCCATACACTAACTAACTTATACTATTACAACGAAACAGGAGATAAAGGAATAGAAGACTGCAATATAACATATGATTACTCAGAGAATGCAACATTGAACAATATAAGGAATGCATACATACCAATACCAGGAAATGTCACTCCAAAACCTACCGTTGAATCTTACTTCAACAATTCAGGATTTTACTGGAAAGTTCCAAGTGTCTCAAAATCAAGTGCATTCAGCAGCGGGCTTGCATATGTAAGCTGCGCCTATTATCTTTACCAAGGTTCATCATCATCAACATTATGCCCGTCTGGGAGCTATAGTTTGGTCACAAACAAAGCTGACTTCTACTTAAACACATCAGGATACCGCACAACAAGCGATGGGATAAGTTTGAGCCATAACCTCTTTTTATACACCAGTAGTTCCGGGAGCTATTACCTTATGTCAGTAGAAAGCAGCACAAAAGGAGGATTAGATGGTGTTTTAGGATACACCTATTATACTTTTGAAACTCCTGCAACACAGCCGTTTACAGATGTAAACGCCACTGTTCTGCCTTACTTGCTTTACAATATAAGCATGCCTGCCACGACAAGTGATGTAAGTGGAAGATCAGAACTAATGAACCTATCTTTTGACCTTTATAGCCCTTATAACTATATGACCCCCAGCGGCCATCTTGACCCGTTCAATTTAACTACCGGTTCTGGGTTCTTTGCAACATACAATGAAACAACTTCAAGCACAAGCCACCAACTGGTTCTGGCCCAGTATCCATCCAATTCAATACACTCAAGCAGTAGTTCTACATTCGACAATCCAGATACGCAATTTACCTTATCCCTAACTCAAGCGCAGAGGACATCTAATGCGAACCTTTCAAGCTTCCTTAGCGGTGTAATATCAGCAATAGGTGGCAGTACAGTTGGAAGCTTCTTGGGTACAGGTTTCCCTAACCCCGCATTTATAGGCGAGTCGCCAGATGACTACATCTATGCAATCAATTATACACATACAAGCGGATGGCTGGATTTCAATTCAAAGACAACCACAGATTTGGCAGAATTGCGTTACATACCTAAAGGCTATTACAACATGCTAAACATACAGCCAAGCGAGATAGCGAATGAAAGAGAAAGCAATTTGAGCAGTTGGGATAATGCATGGGCTGTTTTCTGGAATGATTCCTTATTGGAACAGGCCCACAACCTTTTCATAACTGATGTAATACCAATATCAAATTACACAACTTCATGGTTTGGTGCACTGAATGGCAATACCAATAAAGAGGTGTTCCAGTATTTTGTGCCTACATCAATGGTAACTGATTACGCAGGAGACATATTCGTAGTTGGAAAATTCACTGCTCCCAAAAGTATCTGGGGCGACATCGTAAATGTATTCGATTCGGGTGCATCCGGGCAGTTTGAACTGGCCGCTGTCTACTCAAATGGCACTGCAAAATCAGAAGTGGACCCTATAACCAGTGGCCAATCATTTGAGCCAACATCAGAGATGGCAGTAGCACCTGGAGGGCAGTACATATATCTTGCAAATTCATCCTACGGTTACATACCATTTTATTCAGGATCCTCTTTGAAGCCTGCAGGATACCAGATAGATACAAGTTATAATACATCGACAACAATGTTTAATATAACAAGCTACCTAGCACATGGAGGGCCTTTTGACAACTCTACAATAGCATCTTTCTACAAAGGAATGCCGGCAGCATATGACAATGATTCAAACCACCACATTTATGGATTAGGAGAGGCAGGCGGACTTCTTTATGTACTCGATCTGTGGAATTTCACAATAAACGGGAATAGCTCAAGCATACTAATGCTTCAGGCTTACAATGACAATGGAACACAAGTACCAATAAATCCATCGGCATACAACAACATGGTTGTGGACCCCGGCCAAATAGCACCAACTCCTATAACAGGCATAAACAATGAAACAGAATACCCACCCTATGGATGGCCATTGGCAGCCAATATATCAGTCGGAAATAGCGGTTACATAACTTACTGCGTAGCCGACTGCAATTATACTCCAAGCAATATGAAGCTTAGCCAGACCAATGGCTATCCACCCATAGGGCCAAAGATATCCGCATATGGATTGCCATCTGGGATGTTCCCGCACGATTTTGGATTTTCAACGGACTTTAATGGCACAATAAACCTGCTTATACATGACAGCGTCTTAGAGCTCTGCACGGATTATAGCGATGCAGGAGACGGGCAGGCAATTCCTTATAGTTACCAATGCCCAGAACCTGTGTATAATGAGTTTTTGACTTTCAAGATGAACATCAATAACTACACAGAGGTTTCGTTAGGCGAAAATTCTCCATGGAACTGCTTCATAAATCAGTCAGAGCCCAATTTGCCAACCCAGTGCGTCATAGACAGCAATTTGAATAAAATGTATGCTCCAATTGAGGAAGTTCCAAGCTCATTCAAATATATACAAAACGAAGGATCACCAGGCAAATTCCTAAGCATCTCAACTTCCTTCTCATCAATATATCCAAATTCCACAAAATCAAGCCAGGGTAATTCTACAGATGTGACAAATCCAGGGAATGGGCTGAACAACAGCGCAAATGCAAGCAAGATATCCGCGCCAACATATGTCCTGTCAGAGAAAAGCATAAACCTCACTAGCCATATAGGAGGTTACATAATGATACCCTACTACGTAAATTATACACTGACACAGAATTACACAATGGTGAAGTATTCTGGCACAGCATGTTCAACCACCGGCGCCCTGCCAAGCAATAGCTCTAAAACATATACTTACTTCAGTGCTGCAGATGTACCTGCACATAGCGAATATGTAAATTCAACTATAGAAGGGGGGCCAACTTATGGGGAATATGCATACAACAACGAGTACTACACAAGTTCAGTATATGACAACAGCTCTATAATACCTCCTAATGTCCTATTAGAAATGTTCACCAATAGGCTATTTGGGTCGGCCGCAGTAAACTATACAACAAGAGGAAGCAATTACATAGTGCAGGATCCATTGAATGAATCTCTTGCATTCAATTATACGAACGAGACAATAAACCAGTCCGTAGGAAACAATAACTATCCCGGGTACCAGATCATAGGTGTTATACCTAAGAAAATTTCTTATACCGACCAAACAAACGTGCCTATGGTATTTGAGAACGAAACATCAAATATAGGAATAAGCCTGTTTGACGTATATAAAATCGACAGGTACACAGACACAATATCACTGCCCCTCTCTGGAATGACCAAATTAAGAGGTTATAACAGGCTAATTTACACGTTTAAGGATGTATTCAATAATACCATCTATATGCCTGTTGACGTTGACATATCAAACACAACATCAATATCATTGAATGTGGAGCCGAACCTTAACCCTATAAACTCTAATGAAACCAACATAACTGTATCAGGGGTAGCAACTTACTCAAACGGAAGTGTGGACTCATTAGAATACCTACCAAAAGGCTCATTGATATACATTTATTATAACAGAAACATTAACTTCTACAATGCAACTGATGTAAATAATCAGGATCCAAGTTCAGTATCAAATCCCGCCGCTTACCTGGCTTACGGAAACGAATGCACGGTTAACCCCACAATGTCCGGTTGCAGGCTTGCACAGCCATTGGACAAGCTTCAGCAAGGCAATGGAGTCGCCGAAGCAAATCTTACTGCATTCAATACACAATACAATAGCACTTCAAGCAATACCTGCTCACCAGAGCCTAAGAGCCTGCTTGAGAAGACCAATTACACATGCAATATCTATGGAGCATATGGATTGCCAAAGAGTGGCACGGATGTAAGAGGAAATGTAGAGTACTGCAACCCTATATTTACAAATGGCACCGGAATGCTTACAAGCGAAGAGGGATTGGTAAATATAGTAAAGGTTGGCTCAAATGGTCAGTTCAACGACAGCTTCAATACATGCGGAACAGGAGACGCAAAGATAATAGCTGAGTACTATGGAGCTTCAGGACCTGAGCCAATAAGCATAAATCAGCCATCAATGTCACATTCGGTAGAGTTCGACGGAAATATTCCAAGCGAGTACGTCAAATCTTACTACGAATACAATTACACTTACTCTCCATACTCCTCAAGCCAGACGATAAACATAGGCAATTTCTCATTGGCATTCAATGGAGTAAACGCGGTATACAGCATGGCACTGCTATCTGCTTTTATTGTTGCCGCAATGATTTACAAAAGGCGGCGCATTGCACAAAATTAA